A stretch of Pseudomonas sp. LRP2-20 DNA encodes these proteins:
- the cysQ gene encoding 3'(2'),5'-bisphosphate nucleotidase CysQ, whose product MNDLQLMHEVVKLALLAGEAILPFWRADVAVTNKADDSPVTAADLAAHRVIADGLLALAPQIPVLSEEDCNIPLAERQGWSRWWLVDPLDGTKEFIAGSEEFTVNIALVENGEVVFGVVSMPTSGRCYFGGRELGAWRAEAGGEAMPIQVRNAPPADGRFTVVASRRHSSPQQEALLAGLSAAVGELALANIGSSLKFCLLAEGSADCYPRLAPTSQWDTAAAQGVLEGAGGEVIEVDGQPFRYPARESLLNPFFLALPANASWRQAFLDLI is encoded by the coding sequence ATGAACGACCTGCAACTGATGCACGAAGTGGTCAAGCTCGCCCTGTTGGCCGGCGAGGCCATCCTGCCGTTCTGGCGCGCCGACGTGGCGGTGACCAACAAGGCCGACGATTCGCCGGTGACGGCTGCCGACCTGGCTGCGCATCGGGTCATTGCCGATGGCTTGCTGGCGCTGGCGCCGCAGATTCCGGTGCTATCCGAAGAGGACTGCAATATCCCGCTGGCCGAGCGCCAGGGCTGGAGCCGCTGGTGGCTGGTCGATCCGCTCGACGGCACCAAGGAGTTCATTGCCGGGAGTGAGGAGTTCACCGTCAACATCGCGCTGGTCGAGAACGGCGAGGTGGTGTTTGGCGTGGTGTCGATGCCGACCAGCGGGCGCTGCTATTTCGGCGGTCGCGAGCTTGGGGCTTGGCGTGCCGAGGCTGGCGGTGAGGCCATGCCGATCCAGGTGCGCAACGCACCGCCTGCCGATGGGCGGTTCACCGTCGTGGCCAGCCGTCGCCATTCCAGCCCGCAGCAGGAGGCGTTGCTGGCTGGCCTGAGTGCTGCAGTGGGTGAGCTGGCGCTGGCGAATATTGGTAGCTCGTTGAAATTTTGTCTGCTGGCTGAGGGGAGTGCCGACTGCTACCCGCGCCTGGCGCCGACTTCGCAGTGGGACACGGCAGCGGCCCAAGGCGTGCTGGAAGGTGCCGGTGGTGAGGTGATCGAAGTCGATGGCCAGCCGTTCCGTTACCCGGCGCGCGAGTCGCTGTTAAACCCGTTCTTCCTCGCGTTGCCTGCCAACGCTAGCTGGCGCCAGGCGTTCCTTGACCTGATATGA
- a CDS encoding TonB-dependent receptor, which yields MPAPNRLPSLGLGLSLMISASLASASSTTLPELSVTAESEREEDNPQVKEVSTATRTSTPVRYVPQAIDTVKTSSVMDYGSNTLGKALEGIPNVSSGADTRFDSVRIRGFEASNDFYLDGIRDDSQYIRDLHNIERVEVLKGPAAVLYGRGSQGGIVNRVSKAPERGRRSSIEAQGGSEDLHSLYADLSADPSDSISLRLNMGNQDNNSFRDGIDGSRQLFAPSMSWQLSPDLNWLVQYEYSRYNRTPDRGIPGVDGRPADVGRSTTYGDTQRDYIDDRAQSLRSRLNYQLDETWQLRHSLGLFKLDSEFDNTYLTAYNASNKTVTRQRWQQDLTTRNLFNNLEAEGDFATLGLEHKLLIGLEFGNQRRDPTLYTAAPVAAGGSPVPSLDVYNPDRSLQHNGRMLVSSDNHTVVDSRGLYLQDQIRLNDQWQLLAGVRFDQFEVETTNKLRNLSEKQDSNTTSPRLGVVYTPWRDHSFYASWSKTFSPVGGGLIGITPGAPGNSNDTSPELTRQKEVGVKSDWLDERLSTTLAIYELELYNRRTRDPNNPEITLLSGLQRSRGIELTATGNVVGNWYVRGGIGLQDATIVKDNNGLEGNRVNDVAKRNASLFVTWKPELGWYAETGLTLVGERYADNQNTTVLPGYGRWDALAGFRTHDWDVRAALSNITDKTYYSSATSAAQIQVGDPRSLVVTGTYRF from the coding sequence ATGCCTGCCCCCAACCGCCTGCCCTCACTTGGCCTTGGCCTGTCACTGATGATCAGCGCCAGCCTGGCCAGTGCCTCCAGCACCACACTGCCCGAACTCTCGGTGACTGCCGAGAGCGAGCGCGAAGAAGACAACCCACAGGTCAAGGAAGTCAGCACCGCGACCCGCACGTCGACGCCGGTGCGCTATGTGCCACAAGCCATCGACACGGTGAAGACCTCAAGCGTGATGGACTACGGCAGCAATACGCTGGGCAAGGCGCTGGAAGGCATTCCCAACGTCAGCAGTGGTGCCGATACGCGCTTCGACAGCGTACGCATTCGTGGCTTCGAGGCCAGCAACGACTTTTACCTGGACGGCATCCGCGACGACAGCCAGTACATTCGCGACCTGCATAACATCGAACGGGTCGAAGTACTCAAAGGCCCGGCAGCCGTGCTTTATGGCCGTGGCAGCCAGGGTGGCATCGTCAACCGGGTGAGCAAGGCGCCAGAGCGTGGACGGCGCTCGTCGATCGAGGCCCAGGGTGGCAGTGAAGACCTGCACAGCCTGTATGCCGACCTCAGTGCCGACCCCAGCGACAGCATCAGCCTGCGCCTGAACATGGGCAACCAGGACAACAACAGTTTCCGCGACGGCATCGACGGTAGCCGGCAACTGTTCGCACCGTCCATGAGCTGGCAGCTTTCACCCGACCTCAACTGGCTGGTGCAGTACGAGTACAGCCGCTACAACCGCACACCTGACCGCGGCATCCCCGGTGTCGACGGGCGCCCGGCAGATGTCGGCCGCAGCACCACCTACGGCGACACCCAGCGCGACTACATCGATGACCGTGCGCAATCGCTGCGCTCTCGCCTGAACTACCAGCTCGACGAAACCTGGCAATTGCGCCACAGCCTCGGCCTGTTCAAGCTCGACAGCGAGTTCGACAACACCTACCTGACTGCCTACAACGCCAGCAACAAGACGGTTACCCGCCAGCGTTGGCAACAAGACCTGACCACCCGCAACCTGTTCAACAACCTGGAAGCCGAAGGCGATTTCGCCACCCTTGGCCTGGAACACAAGCTGTTGATCGGGCTGGAATTCGGCAATCAGCGCCGTGACCCGACGCTGTATACCGCCGCGCCGGTCGCGGCTGGAGGCAGCCCGGTGCCCAGCCTGGATGTCTACAATCCGGACCGCAGCCTGCAGCACAATGGCCGCATGCTGGTGTCGAGCGACAACCACACCGTGGTCGACAGCCGCGGGCTCTACCTGCAAGACCAGATCCGCCTGAATGACCAATGGCAATTGCTGGCCGGGGTGCGTTTCGACCAGTTCGAGGTAGAGACCACCAACAAGCTGCGCAACCTTTCCGAGAAACAGGACAGCAACACCACCAGCCCGCGCCTGGGCGTGGTCTACACCCCCTGGCGCGACCATTCCTTCTATGCGTCGTGGAGCAAGACCTTCTCGCCAGTCGGCGGTGGCTTGATCGGCATTACCCCAGGCGCACCGGGCAACAGCAACGACACCAGCCCGGAGCTGACCCGGCAGAAAGAGGTCGGGGTAAAGAGCGACTGGCTGGACGAACGCCTGAGCACCACCCTCGCCATTTATGAACTGGAGCTCTACAACCGCCGCACGCGCGACCCGAACAACCCGGAGATCACCCTGCTCAGCGGCCTCCAGCGCTCACGCGGCATCGAACTGACCGCCACCGGCAATGTCGTCGGCAACTGGTACGTACGTGGCGGCATTGGCTTGCAGGACGCCACCATCGTCAAGGACAACAATGGCCTGGAAGGCAATCGCGTCAACGATGTGGCAAAACGCAACGCCAGCCTGTTCGTGACCTGGAAACCAGAACTGGGCTGGTATGCCGAGACCGGGCTGACACTGGTCGGTGAACGTTACGCCGATAACCAGAACACCACGGTCTTGCCAGGTTATGGCCGTTGGGATGCGCTGGCAGGGTTCCGTACCCATGACTGGGATGTGCGGGCAGCGCTGAGCAACATCACCGACAAGACCTACTACAGCTCGGCGACCAGCGCCGCGCAAATCCAGGTTGGCGACCCGCGCAGCCTGGTGGTTACCGGTACTTACCGTTTCTGA
- a CDS encoding sigma-54-dependent transcriptional regulator has translation MTTEPYIDSQAQVILVDDDPHLRQALSQTLDLAGLKVVTLADAQGLAERIEPDWPGVVVSDIRMPGIDGLQLLEQLHGRDRELPVLLITGHGDVPLAVQAMRAGAYDFLEKPFASDALLDSVRRALALRRLVLDNRSLRLALSDRQQLATRLVGHSPSMQRLREQIGALAGTRADVLILGETGAGKEVVARALHDLSSRRTGPFVAINAGALAESVVESELFGHEPGAFTGAQKRRIGKFEFANGGTLFLDEIESMSLDVQVKLLRLLQERVVERLGGNQLIPLDIRIIAATKEDLRTSADQGRFRADLYYRLNVAPLRIPPLRERGDDILVLFQHFADAASQRHGLPPHTLQPAQRAMLLRHDWPGNVRELQNAAERFALGLELALDGQAPTAAAPATPILLGNLSEQVEQFERSLIAAELAQPHSSMRSLAEALGIPRKTLHDKLRKHGLHFEGGSSGSDEHEENRP, from the coding sequence ATGACGACCGAGCCTTACATCGACAGCCAGGCCCAGGTGATTCTGGTCGATGATGACCCGCACCTGCGCCAGGCCCTGAGCCAGACCCTCGACCTGGCCGGGCTCAAGGTGGTCACCCTGGCCGACGCCCAAGGCCTGGCCGAGCGCATCGAGCCCGACTGGCCGGGCGTGGTGGTCAGCGATATCCGCATGCCAGGCATCGACGGCCTGCAGCTGCTGGAGCAGTTGCACGGCCGCGACCGTGAACTGCCGGTGCTGCTGATCACCGGCCACGGCGATGTGCCGCTGGCGGTACAGGCCATGCGCGCGGGCGCTTACGACTTCCTGGAAAAACCTTTCGCCAGCGACGCCCTGCTCGACAGCGTGCGGCGCGCCCTGGCCTTGCGCCGCCTGGTGCTGGACAACCGCAGCCTGCGCCTGGCCCTGAGCGACCGCCAGCAACTGGCCACCCGGCTGGTCGGCCACTCACCGTCGATGCAGCGCTTGCGTGAACAGATCGGCGCCCTGGCGGGCACCCGGGCCGATGTCCTGATCCTCGGTGAAACCGGTGCCGGCAAAGAGGTGGTCGCCCGCGCCCTGCACGACCTGTCCAGCCGCCGCACAGGCCCGTTCGTGGCGATCAATGCCGGCGCGCTGGCCGAATCGGTGGTCGAAAGCGAGCTCTTCGGCCACGAGCCGGGTGCCTTCACCGGTGCGCAGAAGCGCCGTATCGGCAAGTTCGAGTTCGCCAACGGCGGCACGCTGTTCCTCGACGAGATCGAGAGCATGAGCCTGGACGTGCAGGTGAAGCTGCTGCGCCTGCTGCAGGAGCGAGTGGTCGAGCGGCTCGGTGGCAACCAGCTGATCCCGCTGGATATCCGCATCATCGCGGCCACCAAGGAAGACCTGCGCACCTCCGCCGACCAAGGCCGTTTCCGCGCCGACCTTTACTACCGCCTGAACGTGGCGCCGCTGCGCATTCCACCTTTGCGCGAGCGCGGCGACGACATCCTGGTGCTGTTCCAGCACTTCGCCGACGCCGCCAGCCAGCGCCACGGCCTGCCGCCGCACACCCTGCAACCCGCCCAGCGCGCCATGCTCCTGCGTCATGACTGGCCGGGCAACGTGCGCGAACTGCAGAATGCGGCCGAACGCTTTGCCCTGGGCCTGGAGCTGGCCCTCGATGGCCAGGCGCCAACTGCCGCCGCCCCTGCTACGCCGATCCTGCTGGGCAATCTCAGCGAACAGGTCGAGCAGTTCGAACGTTCGCTGATCGCCGCCGAACTGGCCCAGCCTCACAGCTCCATGCGCAGCCTCGCCGAAGCCCTCGGCATCCCGCGCAAGACCCTGCACGACAAGCTGCGCAAGCACGGCCTGCATTTTGAAGGCGGTAGCAGCGGCAGCGACGAACACGAGGAAAATCGCCCATGA
- the yrfG gene encoding GMP/IMP nucleotidase, with translation MPVLPWSAIDTVLLDMDGTLLDLHYDNRFWLDHLPQRYAELHGVSRAMAEMELQPLFERNAGTLNWYCLDFWSRELKLPIRELKREIADLIALRPDADTFLAAIRKAGKRVVMITNAHRDSLSLKLERVELAPYFERLISSHDYGYPKENPQFWDALQVDIGFDPARSLFIDDTLAILRSARRFGVGHLLAVRQPDSQAQPRDTEEFAAVEDYRELLTGL, from the coding sequence ATGCCTGTTCTTCCCTGGTCTGCCATCGATACCGTCCTGCTGGACATGGACGGCACTCTGCTCGACCTGCACTACGACAACCGCTTCTGGCTCGACCACCTGCCCCAGCGCTACGCCGAGCTGCACGGGGTCAGCCGGGCCATGGCGGAAATGGAGCTGCAGCCACTGTTCGAGCGCAATGCCGGCACGCTTAACTGGTATTGCCTGGACTTTTGGAGCCGCGAGCTGAAGCTGCCGATTCGCGAACTCAAGCGCGAAATCGCCGACCTGATCGCCCTGCGGCCGGATGCCGACACCTTCCTCGCGGCCATCCGCAAGGCGGGCAAACGCGTGGTGATGATCACCAATGCCCATCGCGATTCCCTGTCGCTGAAGCTGGAGCGGGTGGAACTGGCGCCGTATTTCGAGCGGCTGATCAGTTCGCACGATTACGGCTACCCGAAGGAAAACCCGCAGTTCTGGGATGCGTTGCAGGTGGATATCGGCTTCGACCCGGCGCGCAGCCTGTTCATCGACGACACCCTGGCCATCCTGCGCAGTGCGCGGCGCTTTGGCGTGGGGCATCTGCTGGCGGTGCGCCAGCCGGACAGCCAGGCACAACCGCGTGATACCGAAGAGTTCGCGGCGGTCGAGGACTACCGGGAATTACTGACAGGCCTGTAA
- a CDS encoding ATP-binding protein, whose amino-acid sequence MIAKPTPPRRPRWRSLALLALCLAPLLWPLHHLAERYYQEELASQNRQTLDLYVANLLGTLHRYETLPQILGDLPALRGVLADPFRLEAVTNANRLLKDIVHQTGAEVMYLMDVSGNTLAASNWDKQDSFVGRNFSFRPYFNEAMAGHLGRFFGQGTTSAKRGYFFAAAVRDRERIVGVLVVKVDLDHTETLWGRTPEQLLLTDHNGVVILTSRPDWRFRATRALTEAERQAIIAIQPYPTQAPQPLVLNQDAWLTQTRDIKETGWQVSILAPRLLVDRSVQTVMAIGAGALLVLMLFAGLVMQRRRHYIDRIDFEARGRQELESRVAERTAALEGLNTRLKSAVLERENAQQELVRAQDELVQAGKLSVLGTMSASISHELNQPLAAIRSYAENAEILLDHQRTEDARGNLKLIGELTGRMASIIAHLRAFARRDRHAPESVALQPALDDALALLAKRRRAMAVELIRDLPEATLWVQAGETRLRQVLGNLLANALDALTEKANPRRLWLSAEQRDDYVYLYIRDNGPGFSRQALEHAKEPFFTTKTRTQGLGLGLAICESLMRALGGELLLANHPEGGALLTLQLRVAPPGATLPTSEDPSA is encoded by the coding sequence ATGATTGCAAAACCCACACCCCCTCGCCGCCCCCGCTGGCGCAGCCTGGCCCTGCTGGCCCTGTGCCTGGCGCCCCTGCTGTGGCCACTGCACCACCTGGCCGAGCGCTACTATCAGGAAGAACTGGCCTCGCAGAACCGTCAGACCCTCGACCTGTACGTCGCCAACCTGCTCGGCACCCTGCACCGCTACGAAACCCTGCCGCAGATCCTCGGCGACCTGCCGGCGCTGCGCGGCGTGCTGGCCGACCCGTTCCGCCTCGAGGCGGTCACCAACGCCAACCGCCTGCTCAAGGACATCGTCCACCAGACCGGTGCCGAAGTGATGTACCTGATGGACGTCAGCGGCAACACCCTGGCCGCCTCCAACTGGGACAAGCAGGACAGCTTCGTCGGCCGCAATTTCTCCTTCCGCCCGTACTTCAACGAAGCGATGGCCGGCCACCTTGGTCGCTTCTTCGGCCAGGGCACCACTTCGGCCAAGCGCGGCTATTTCTTCGCTGCCGCCGTACGCGACAGGGAGCGTATCGTTGGCGTGCTGGTGGTCAAGGTCGACCTCGACCACACCGAAACCCTCTGGGGCCGTACCCCCGAGCAATTGCTGCTGACCGACCACAACGGCGTGGTGATCCTCACCTCGCGCCCCGACTGGCGTTTTCGCGCCACCCGCGCACTGACCGAAGCCGAGCGCCAGGCGATCATCGCCATCCAGCCCTACCCGACCCAGGCGCCGCAGCCGCTGGTGCTCAACCAGGACGCCTGGCTCACCCAGACCCGCGACATCAAGGAAACCGGCTGGCAGGTGAGCATCCTCGCCCCACGCCTGCTGGTCGATCGCTCGGTGCAGACGGTCATGGCCATCGGCGCCGGCGCCCTGCTGGTGCTGATGCTGTTCGCCGGCCTGGTGATGCAGCGGCGCCGCCACTACATCGACCGCATCGACTTCGAGGCCCGTGGCCGCCAGGAACTGGAGTCACGCGTGGCCGAGCGTACCGCCGCCCTCGAAGGCCTCAACACCCGGCTGAAAAGCGCCGTGCTGGAACGTGAGAACGCCCAGCAGGAGCTGGTGCGCGCCCAGGACGAACTGGTTCAGGCCGGCAAGCTGTCGGTGCTCGGCACCATGTCGGCAAGCATCAGCCACGAGCTCAACCAGCCACTGGCGGCGATCCGCAGCTACGCGGAAAACGCCGAGATCCTGCTCGACCACCAACGCACCGAGGACGCCCGCGGCAACCTCAAGCTGATTGGCGAACTGACCGGGCGCATGGCCTCGATCATCGCCCACCTGCGCGCCTTCGCCCGCCGCGACCGCCACGCCCCGGAAAGCGTGGCCCTGCAACCGGCACTGGATGATGCCCTGGCCCTGCTGGCCAAGCGCCGCCGGGCAATGGCCGTGGAGCTGATCCGTGACCTGCCCGAGGCCACCCTGTGGGTCCAGGCCGGCGAAACCCGCCTGCGCCAGGTGCTTGGCAACCTGCTGGCCAACGCCCTCGACGCCCTGACCGAAAAGGCCAACCCCCGGCGCCTGTGGCTGAGTGCCGAACAGCGCGATGACTACGTCTACCTGTACATTCGCGACAACGGCCCGGGCTTCAGCCGCCAGGCCCTGGAGCACGCCAAGGAGCCGTTCTTCACCACCAAGACCCGTACCCAGGGCCTGGGCCTGGGCCTGGCCATCTGCGAGAGCCTGATGCGCGCCCTGGGCGGTGAACTGCTGCTGGCCAACCACCCCGAAGGTGGCGCCCTGCTCACCCTGCAACTGCGCGTGGCCCCACCCGGCGCTACCTTGCCCACTTCGGAGGACCCCTCGGCATGA
- the aguA gene encoding agmatine deiminase, whose product MKTLNSTPRADGFHMPAEWAPQSQVWMVWPERSDNWRLGGKPAQAAHVTLAKAIARFEPVTVAVSAGQYENARRQLDLPNIRVVEISNDDAWVRDTGPTFVINDHGEVRGVDWGFNAWGGFDGGLYAPWNRDEELAAKVLEMERCQRYHTEGFVLEGGSIHVDGEGTLITTEECLLNRNRNPHLNREQIEEILREQLAVETIVWLPDGLYNDETDGHVDNFCCYVSPGEVLLAWTDDSNDPNYARCHAAYEVLKNTRDAKGREFVVHKMPIPGPLFATEEECAGVDQVAGSQERDPSVRLAGSYVNFLIVNGGIIAPSFDDPADAQARAILAKVFPDHEVVMIPGRELLLGGGNIHCLTQQQPAPAKR is encoded by the coding sequence ATGAAGACCCTCAACTCCACCCCCCGCGCCGACGGTTTCCACATGCCCGCCGAATGGGCTCCGCAAAGCCAGGTCTGGATGGTCTGGCCAGAGCGTTCGGACAACTGGCGCCTGGGCGGTAAACCAGCCCAGGCAGCGCATGTCACCCTGGCCAAGGCGATCGCCCGCTTCGAGCCGGTCACGGTGGCCGTTTCCGCTGGCCAGTATGAAAACGCCCGTCGCCAGCTCGACCTGCCGAACATTCGCGTGGTGGAAATCAGCAACGACGACGCCTGGGTGCGTGACACCGGCCCGACCTTCGTGATCAACGACCACGGTGAAGTACGTGGCGTGGACTGGGGCTTCAATGCCTGGGGCGGCTTCGACGGCGGCCTGTATGCGCCCTGGAACCGGGATGAGGAACTGGCGGCCAAGGTGCTGGAAATGGAGCGCTGCCAGCGCTATCACACCGAAGGCTTCGTACTCGAAGGCGGTTCGATCCACGTCGACGGCGAAGGCACCCTGATCACCACCGAAGAGTGCCTGCTCAACCGCAACCGCAACCCGCACCTGAACCGCGAACAGATCGAGGAAATCCTGCGCGAGCAACTGGCGGTGGAAACCATCGTCTGGTTGCCCGATGGCCTGTACAACGATGAAACCGACGGTCACGTCGACAACTTCTGCTGTTACGTCAGCCCTGGCGAAGTGTTACTGGCCTGGACCGATGATTCCAACGACCCCAACTATGCCCGTTGCCACGCTGCCTACGAGGTGCTGAAAAACACCCGTGACGCCAAAGGCCGCGAGTTTGTGGTGCACAAGATGCCGATCCCCGGCCCGCTGTTCGCCACTGAAGAAGAATGCGCCGGTGTCGATCAGGTGGCCGGCAGCCAGGAGCGCGACCCGTCGGTGCGCCTGGCCGGTTCGTACGTGAACTTCCTGATCGTCAACGGTGGCATCATCGCGCCGAGCTTCGACGACCCGGCAGATGCGCAGGCCAGAGCGATTCTTGCCAAAGTCTTCCCGGACCACGAAGTGGTGATGATCCCGGGTCGCGAACTGCTGCTCGGCGGTGGCAACATCCATTGCCTGACCCAGCAGCAACCGGCACCGGCCAAGCGCTGA
- the nudE gene encoding ADP compounds hydrolase NudE: MRQKPTVLSREIVASSRLFRVEAVQLRFSNGNERTYERLVGRGNGYGAVMIVAMLDAEHAVLVEEYCGGTDEYELSLPKGLIEPGEDVLAAADRELKEEAGFGARQLEHLTELSLSPGYMSQKIQVVLASDLYEERLEGDEPEPMRVDKVNLRELSALAMHPQFTEGRALAALYLARDLLIQRGLLEA; this comes from the coding sequence ATGCGCCAGAAACCCACCGTCCTCAGCCGCGAAATCGTCGCCAGCAGCCGCCTGTTCCGGGTCGAGGCCGTACAGCTGCGCTTCAGCAATGGCAACGAGCGCACCTATGAGCGCCTGGTTGGCCGTGGCAATGGCTACGGCGCGGTGATGATCGTGGCCATGCTAGACGCCGAGCATGCGGTACTGGTCGAGGAATACTGCGGCGGCACCGACGAATACGAGCTGTCGTTGCCCAAAGGCCTGATCGAGCCGGGTGAGGACGTGCTGGCCGCCGCCGACCGTGAGCTCAAGGAAGAAGCCGGCTTTGGCGCTCGCCAGCTGGAGCACCTGACCGAGCTGTCACTGTCGCCTGGCTACATGAGCCAGAAGATCCAGGTGGTGCTGGCCAGCGACCTTTACGAGGAGCGCCTGGAGGGCGACGAGCCGGAGCCGATGCGGGTCGACAAGGTCAACCTGCGCGAGCTTTCGGCCCTGGCCATGCACCCGCAGTTCACCGAGGGGCGGGCGTTGGCGGCGCTGTACCTGGCCCGTGACCTGCTGATCCAGCGGGGGCTGCTCGAAGCATGA
- the rfbC gene encoding dTDP-4-dehydrorhamnose 3,5-epimerase, whose protein sequence is MNIIATEIPDVVIIEPKVFGDSRGFFFESFNAREFKKQTGFDGQFVQDNHSRSQRGVLRGLHYQIDNPQGKLVRVVHGEVLDVAVDIRRSSPTFGRWVARRLCATDHLQFWIPPGFAHGFVVLSETADFLYKTTDYYNPAAERSIRWDDPDLAIDWGIENPTLSAKDQAAVLLKDADLFP, encoded by the coding sequence ATGAACATCATAGCGACCGAGATACCCGACGTAGTCATCATCGAACCGAAGGTCTTCGGCGACAGCCGTGGCTTCTTCTTCGAAAGCTTCAATGCCCGCGAATTCAAGAAACAGACCGGGTTCGACGGCCAATTCGTCCAGGACAACCACTCGCGCTCGCAGCGCGGCGTGCTGCGCGGCCTGCATTACCAGATCGACAACCCCCAGGGGAAACTGGTGCGCGTGGTACATGGCGAAGTACTGGACGTGGCCGTGGACATCCGCCGCAGTTCGCCGACTTTTGGTCGCTGGGTGGCCCGTCGCCTTTGCGCCACTGACCACCTGCAGTTCTGGATCCCGCCCGGGTTCGCCCACGGTTTCGTGGTGCTGAGCGAAACGGCCGACTTCCTGTACAAGACCACCGACTACTACAACCCCGCCGCCGAGCGCTCGATCCGCTGGGACGACCCTGATCTGGCCATCGACTGGGGCATTGAAAACCCGACCCTGTCAGCCAAGGACCAGGCGGCCGTGCTGTTGAAAGACGCGGACCTGTTCCCATGA
- a CDS encoding YiiD C-terminal domain-containing protein, translating to MSSDSQYLQSVLHGDIPLTREMGLEVIDWQAQTLRLQLPLAANVNHKSTMFGGSLYCAAVLVGWGWLHLRLRELGIDDGHIVIQEGQISYPLPVTGAALARCTAPDEKTWERFLTMYQRRGRARLTLETTVSNIGSDEPAVTFSGQYVLHR from the coding sequence ATGAGTTCCGATAGCCAATACCTGCAGTCCGTGCTGCACGGCGACATTCCACTGACCCGCGAAATGGGCCTGGAAGTCATCGATTGGCAAGCCCAGACCCTGCGCCTGCAACTGCCGCTGGCCGCCAACGTCAACCACAAGAGCACCATGTTCGGCGGCAGCCTGTACTGCGCCGCAGTGCTGGTGGGCTGGGGCTGGCTGCACCTGCGCCTGCGTGAACTGGGCATCGATGACGGGCACATCGTTATCCAGGAGGGCCAGATCAGCTATCCACTGCCGGTGACCGGCGCGGCGCTGGCGCGTTGTACGGCGCCGGACGAAAAGACCTGGGAGCGGTTCCTGACGATGTATCAACGCCGTGGCCGGGCACGGCTGACGCTGGAAACCACGGTCAGCAATATTGGCAGCGACGAACCCGCCGTCACCTTCAGCGGGCAGTACGTCCTGCACCGCTGA
- the rfbD gene encoding dTDP-4-dehydrorhamnose reductase: MKILVCGHHGQVAQALQAQLNGLGEVHVLGREQLNMARPEALREPLRRLAPQLIINAAAHTAVDQAESEPELAFAINAEGPRVLAEEAVRLGAPLIHYSTDYVFDGEKALPYTELDHPNPLGVYGRSKLAGEQAIAAVDGEHLILRTSWVYSLYGRNFLLTMQRLLQEKPQLRVVNDQIGAPTWATTIAVATRALIERWQAGQCGAWGTYHLTAQGETSWFGFAQAIGEQLKARGLPCAELLPIPSSEYSTPARRPANSRLDCSRLAREWDVHLPHWQQALIDCLK, translated from the coding sequence ATGAAAATTCTCGTCTGTGGCCACCATGGCCAAGTCGCCCAGGCGCTGCAGGCGCAGTTGAACGGGCTTGGCGAAGTGCATGTGCTTGGCCGCGAACAACTGAACATGGCCCGCCCCGAGGCGCTGCGCGAGCCACTGCGACGTCTGGCCCCGCAACTGATCATCAACGCCGCCGCCCACACTGCGGTGGACCAGGCCGAAAGCGAACCTGAGCTGGCCTTCGCGATCAACGCCGAAGGCCCGCGGGTGCTGGCCGAAGAGGCGGTGCGCCTGGGCGCGCCACTGATCCACTACTCCACCGACTATGTCTTCGATGGTGAAAAGGCCTTGCCTTACACCGAACTCGACCACCCCAACCCGCTGGGTGTCTACGGCCGCAGCAAACTCGCCGGGGAGCAAGCCATAGCCGCAGTGGATGGCGAACACCTGATTCTGCGCACCAGCTGGGTCTATTCGCTGTACGGGCGCAACTTCCTGCTGACCATGCAGCGCCTGTTGCAGGAAAAACCGCAACTGCGCGTGGTCAACGACCAGATCGGCGCCCCCACCTGGGCCACGACCATCGCCGTCGCTACCCGGGCACTGATCGAGCGCTGGCAAGCCGGGCAGTGCGGTGCCTGGGGCACCTATCACCTGACTGCCCAAGGCGAAACGTCCTGGTTCGGCTTCGCCCAGGCTATCGGCGAACAACTCAAGGCGCGCGGCCTGCCCTGTGCCGAACTGCTGCCGATCCCTTCCAGCGAGTATTCGACCCCAGCCCGTCGCCCGGCCAACTCTCGCCTGGATTGCTCGCGCCTGGCCCGGGAGTGGGACGTACACCTGCCGCACTGGCAGCAAGCGCTGATCGACTGCCTCAAGTAG